In the genome of Paenibacillus pabuli, the window CTCCAACAAAGTAATTTAAACATTGTTTTAAACAGTGTTTGAATTTATATTAGCACGTTTTCCTAATATTTCAAGGTGTTTTATTATGAAATGCGGAAAGGTTGATGTAACAACTAATTATCGGTAAACAAAAACTGTTATACCTGTGGTATGTTTTACCTACGAATATTACGCTTCAATGTGAGAGGGAGATTGTATGCCACAAGTAAAAAGAGTAATTCGGAGCAAGTGGTTTCTATGGATAACAGGTGTTGTCGGTATTTTGATCGCTGCCTTTTGCGTACTATCCTTCATCCTCGTAAATTCGGTATCGGCTACTTTTGAAGCCGGAAGTGTTGAAGAAAAATATGCTCTACCTGGCACGTACGAGGTAGATGCGCTGGAGATCAAGGACGAACAAGGCGAGAAGCTCTACAGGGTTTATTCTCCGCAATCAACGGATGTCATGCACCCGCTCATCGCTTGGGGTAACGGAACGGGGGCATTACCTGACAATTATGATCAGTTGTTAAGACACCTGGCCAGTTGGGGATTTATCGTCATTGATACATACAGCCAAACCACAGGTACAGGAAAAGAAATTATGGCTGCGATTCAATATATGCTCAATGAAAATGAAGCGACGGTCAGCCCGTTCTATCACAGGATTCAAAAAGATCGGGTCGGTGCGGCAGGACATTCGCAGGGATCAACGGGTGTGATTAACGCTCATACGAACTTTGAGAACGGGGATCTCATCAAAACAGTTGTATCGATTGCTCTGCCTGATCTGAAATATTGTGATCCAGAGGATGTGTATGATACATCCGCGATGAAGGTTCCATTTTTTGTTATAGGGGGGACCCGAGATTTCATCATCTCTCCGTCAGACTCCAACAAATTGGCAGTGGAGAATACCAATCCGGATCTTCCGGTCTTAATGGCCATGGCTAAAGGCGCTGCACATACAGCGATAGAGCAGGATGGAGGGCAGCATAGAGGTTATTTGACAGCTTGGATGAGATATCGATTGATGAATGATTCGGAGGCTAGTATGGCCTTTGTTGGAAAGAATGCTGAAATAGGAAACAATAAAATTTGGAAGGATGTTACTTCCGCAAATTTACTATAGTCATAGTTCACATAGCTCGAAGGACCCTTCTAAAATGGAAGGGTCCTTCTTCGTATTTACATGAAAAACATTTTGAGGGATTGAAATGGCGATATTGAATGTCGCTATAAACGTTTTCAGAAAAGCATCCTTTTTGAAAGCCAAGTAACGGTGGCTATGATTTCGCTTTTGCTGTTGACTGTCTGGGAACAAGCATCGTGGGTAACTTAACCTGAAGATACTCACTGCTTGGATTCTCCACTTGTTTCAGGATGACTCTGCCCGCTTCTCGTCCGAGTTCAAGTTCCTGTTGGACAACAGCCGTGGGCGGAATGATACAGAACTCCGGAAATTCGACATCATCAAAGAACACGACAGATAAATCTTCTGGTACAGAGATTCCCATCTGAATCGCCGCTTGAATAACATGAGGGCTGAAATTGGAGGATAGAAGGGCCGTCATCTGCGGATTTGCCTGTAAAAACTTCTGAATCATCATGATAACCTCTTCATCGCTGTCACTCATGGCCAGACGTGTCATCTGTATACTTCGATCAATCAGAATATGATGGTCCTCCAAAGCTTTCTCATACCCATGCAATCTGTCCTCAATACTTGATGTCCCCTCAGCAAGAGTGGAAATAAAGCCAATTCGACTGTGTCCAAGCTCATGAAGATGCTTAACTGCCTGTATAGCTGCTTCATGGTTGTCCGAGCTGATGGAGTTCGTCTCTACCCCTTTCAGAGTGCGGTCCAACAGGACAAGGGGAAAGCGATTTAGCGTAAGCGCAAGAATCTCATTGTTATAGTGCTCCCCCTCAACTGGATAGATAATTAGTCCTCTGACGCCTGCCTGTTTCATTTCCTGGATTTTGAGAATCTCTGTCTCTTGTGAATCATTCGTCTTGGCAAATAACAATTGATAGCCATTCTCTGAAAGGATGTCCTCAATTCCGCTCAGCAGATTGGCGGTGAATCGATTGTCGAGACGGGGGAGAAGGAACCCGATCGTCGGTGCTGTGAGAGGCTCTTTTACCGCTGAAGTGATGTTATGAATTTCCTCCGGGCTGTGATCGTTGACAAAGGTACCTTTGCCCTGAAGTCGGTAGACCACTCCTTTATCCACCAGAGCTGTAAGGGCATTTTTCACCGTGATGCGGCTCACACTGAATTGTTCAGCAAGTTCATTTTCGGAGGGGATTCGGCTGCCCGGTTTCCAATTCCCGCTTCGAATCTGGTCAATGATATATGTTTCGATTTTCTTGTACATTGGCTTGAAGGTTCTCACCATCGCATTTTATCTCCAATCACTATTAGTTCGTTCTAAATATATTATATTAATACAACATATACAAGTGCTAAAAATGAATAACAAGTGAGTAAGATAAGAAGATTAAAATTACGAACAAATATGATAAAAAAACCTTGTGAATAAACAGTATATTAGAATTTTTCATAGTTAAGTTGTATCTAAAAATAAACATTTACAAGTAAAAGTATGTTGTTTATATTGTTTTTAAAGTTTGTTGGATAAAGCGTTTCCAACAAGCCTTCACAATCTTATCTATGTTATAAATTTTTTCTCAAGAGTTCCTTCATTCAAAAAGGGGGTGCAGCAGTTTTTAACGCCAATTTGTTGTCGTGGGATATTCATTAAGCCAGAAACGAACCAAAATTAAAGATAAGGGTGGTTGCGGGATGAAAAAAAGAGCAGGCATGATCGTTACTTTGTTAACTGTTTTCTCACTCATTGTAAGCGCTTGCGGTGACGCGCAGTCCGGGGGAACGGAATCCAAAGCGAGTAAAGAGCTGACGATGTGGACGTGGAAGGTTGCTTACACGCCAGGAATTGAAGCAGCCGCGAAATTGTATGAAGAGAAAACAGGGATCAAAGTCAAACTGGAGACCTTTACACCGGATGATACGTATCGCCAAAAATTCCAGGCAGCAGCCAACTCCAAAAATTTGCCTGATATCGTGAACTGGTGGGCGACGGCAGGCGATTCCATCGAGAACTCAGTGCTCGAACTGTCAGGTGAAATCGACGATGATCTGTTGAACAGCTACTACAGTGCTGCAATGGACCCGATCATTGTCACACAGAGCCAGGTTGATTCTTGGAAAGAAGACAAGAATGC includes:
- a CDS encoding alpha/beta hydrolase encodes the protein MPQVKRVIRSKWFLWITGVVGILIAAFCVLSFILVNSVSATFEAGSVEEKYALPGTYEVDALEIKDEQGEKLYRVYSPQSTDVMHPLIAWGNGTGALPDNYDQLLRHLASWGFIVIDTYSQTTGTGKEIMAAIQYMLNENEATVSPFYHRIQKDRVGAAGHSQGSTGVINAHTNFENGDLIKTVVSIALPDLKYCDPEDVYDTSAMKVPFFVIGGTRDFIISPSDSNKLAVENTNPDLPVLMAMAKGAAHTAIEQDGGQHRGYLTAWMRYRLMNDSEASMAFVGKNAEIGNNKIWKDVTSANLL
- a CDS encoding GntR family transcriptional regulator; protein product: MYKKIETYIIDQIRSGNWKPGSRIPSENELAEQFSVSRITVKNALTALVDKGVVYRLQGKGTFVNDHSPEEIHNITSAVKEPLTAPTIGFLLPRLDNRFTANLLSGIEDILSENGYQLLFAKTNDSQETEILKIQEMKQAGVRGLIIYPVEGEHYNNEILALTLNRFPLVLLDRTLKGVETNSISSDNHEAAIQAVKHLHELGHSRIGFISTLAEGTSSIEDRLHGYEKALEDHHILIDRSIQMTRLAMSDSDEEVIMMIQKFLQANPQMTALLSSNFSPHVIQAAIQMGISVPEDLSVVFFDDVEFPEFCIIPPTAVVQQELELGREAGRVILKQVENPSSEYLQVKLPTMLVPRQSTAKAKS